A stretch of DNA from Nitrospira sp. KM1:
CGTGCTCCAAGACAGAGAATTTCATCGTGTGGGCGGCACGCGGCTGGTTTCGGTCGATATCCGGGTCATCGCCGCCACCAATAAAGACCTGAAACAGGCCGTGAAAGCCGGCCAATTCCGTGAGGACCTGTTCTTCCGGTTGAACGTCATCAACCTCACGCTGCCGCCACTCAGAGACCGCCAGGAGGATATCCAATCCCTGGCTCGGTTTTTCTTGAACCGGCATGCCAAAGAAGCGAAGCGTCCGGGCATGATGTTCAGCCACGAGGCGATGGATGCGATGTTGTGCCATACGTGGCCGGGCAACATCCGCGAACTCGACAACGTCATCGCCCGCGCGGTGATCCTGAGTCAATCCGAAATCATCGAACCCGTCATGCTGTCGCTCGACAACACGAGCAGCGACTCACGGCACGAGCCTCTCACCTATATTTCCCTTCCGTATCACCGGTCCATGGAAGAGCACAGTCGGCATATTATCGGTCAGGCGCTCAAACATGCTTCGGGCAACCAGACCAAAGCCGCCGAACGGCTCCAGCTCCAACGCACATACCTGGCGCGCCTGATCAGACAGCAGAAAATGAGACAGGAAGAGGTCTAACCCTACTGGTGGGATGCCGCGAGGGCGCGGGCAGACAGGTGAATCAATCCGTTGGCGACATCATGCTCCGCCTGGGCATAGCGCTCCGGCGTACCGATGTCGGACCAGTACCCCGCATGATCGTACCCCATGACCGCATCGCCTCGTTGAACAGCCGCGACATAGGCATCGATGATAGAGGAGGGTTTGCCCTTGGGAACCTCTCGCAGAAGACGGGGATGCACGATGTGGACGCCGGCAAACATGCGGGGTTGCGTATCCAACGGTTCGGGCCGCCCGCGTCCCGTGATACGGACCACACGCCGTCCGTCGTCAACCTCCACCATGCCCCAGGTCGCCGCATCGGGATCGGGCCGCAATACCATCGTCGCCGCGGCTCGCCGGTCACGGTGGAAGGCGCAGAGCGCGTCCAGATCGATCTCCACCAACGTGTCGCCATTCATCACCAGCACCGGCTCTCCTGAAAAGTTCTGCTCCACTTGCTTGATCGCGCCGCCGGTCCCAAGAATGACCGGCTCATGCGAATAGAGCAGCCGCAACCCGAATTTCGAGCCGTTGCCGAGCGCCTGCTCGATCATCGGACTGAGATAATGGAGATTGATCACCACGTCATGGAATCCGTGCCGCTTGAGGAGCAGGAGATTCCAGACGATCAGCGGTGTTCCGCCTACCGGAAGAAGGGGTTTCGGGATCGTATTCGTCAGCGGTCTCAGGCGAGTCCCCAATCCCGCGGCGAGGATCATGGCTTTCACAACATCAGTGTTGACGGCCTACGACGAAACTGTGCCTACCGGCAGTTTCCGAACGTCGACCCTCTCCTCCCAGTCGATTCACCGCAGCTCCGGCACGTACGCGCTCATGAGCGTGCGTAACGCACCGAGTTCCGGATACTTCAATAAATTACGTTTGACGTATCCGAGCGTTCTCGGAATGTCGGCGAGAAATTTTGGATTCCCCTTGATCCGGTCGATGTAGACGAATCGACCGGCCGCTTTTAAGTTTCGCTGGATGCTGGTGAAATCGAAGACTCGGCGAAAGGTGTCCCGATTCGCCCGGGTCCGTTGCCATTCATCCATGTGGTCGAGATAGTAGGCGAGCAACCGGTCGATAAGCGCTTCATCGAGTGCAATATAGGCGTCTCGGAGCAAAGACGCAAGATCATAACTGGCGGGACCCATCAACGCATCCTGAAAATCGATGATCCCCAGCCGGTCGCCGCCGACCATGAGGTTCCTCGAATGGTAGTCCCGATGAACGAAGACGCGGGGCTCTCCCGCCAACAGTTCCGATATCTTTTGAAATTCGTCGCGCAACGCGCGGCGGTCGTCGGGCCCTACCGGTTGACCATGCCGGGCTTCGATTCCGTATTCCACAAAATGATCGAACTCCCACATGAGGAGCGGCACGTCGAAATGTCGGTGAAATGCAAGGATCCC
This window harbors:
- a CDS encoding NDP-sugar synthase, which encodes MILAAGLGTRLRPLTNTIPKPLLPVGGTPLIVWNLLLLKRHGFHDVVINLHYLSPMIEQALGNGSKFGLRLLYSHEPVILGTGGAIKQVEQNFSGEPVLVMNGDTLVEIDLDALCAFHRDRRAAATMVLRPDPDAATWGMVEVDDGRRVVRITGRGRPEPLDTQPRMFAGVHIVHPRLLREVPKGKPSSIIDAYVAAVQRGDAVMGYDHAGYWSDIGTPERYAQAEHDVANGLIHLSARALAASHQ
- a CDS encoding aminoglycoside phosphotransferase family protein, which translates into the protein MATTDPVAPTPALARPDPAHVSDAVGSKLPFNATFRNLIPLAGDASNRRYFRIELDASPARSVILMQLAEPEAFKQSEEAVSGSHAVNELPFLNIHRHLLNAGVAVPALYHYDQAAGLLYLEDLGDLTLFEACRASRPDELELRYRQAIDGLVRIQLKASAPAHPGILAFHRHFDVPLLMWEFDHFVEYGIEARHGQPVGPDDRRALRDEFQKISELLAGEPRVFVHRDYHSRNLMVGGDRLGIIDFQDALMGPASYDLASLLRDAYIALDEALIDRLLAYYLDHMDEWQRTRANRDTFRRVFDFTSIQRNLKAAGRFVYIDRIKGNPKFLADIPRTLGYVKRNLLKYPELGALRTLMSAYVPELR